A region from the Lemur catta isolate mLemCat1 chromosome 7, mLemCat1.pri, whole genome shotgun sequence genome encodes:
- the REXO2 gene encoding oligoribonuclease, mitochondrial isoform X2, giving the protein MLGGSLSCRLLRGVGGSRGQFRARGVREGGAAMAAGESMAQRMVWVDLEGPNLIIKQPDELLDSMSDWCKEHHGKSGLTKAVKESTITLQQAEYEFLSFVRQQTPPGLCPLAGNSVHADKKFLDKYMPQFMKHLHYRIIDVSTVKELCRRWYPEEYEFAPKKAASHRALDDISESIKELQFYRNNIFKKKTDEKKRKIIENGENEKTVS; this is encoded by the exons ATGCTAGGCGGCTCCCTGAGCTGCAGGCTGTTGCGAGGTGTAGGTGGGAGTCGCGGGCAGTTCCGGGCGCGAGGTGTCCGCGAAGGTGGCGCAGCCATGGCGGCAGGGGAGAGCATGGCTCAGCGGATGGTCTGGGTGGACCTGGAG GGTCCTAACCTGATTATAAAACAGCCAGATGAGTTGCTGGACAGCATGTCAGATTGGTGTAAGGAGCATCATGGGAAG TCTGGTCTTACCAAGGCAGTGAAGGAGAGTACAATTACATTGCAGCAGGCAGAGTATGAATTTCTGTCCTTTGTACGACAGCAGACTCCTCCGGGGCTCTGTCCACTTGCAG GAAATTCAGTTCATGCAGATAAGAAGTTTCTTGACAAATACATGCCCCAGTTCATGAAACATCTTCATTATAGAATAATTGATGTGAGCACTGTTAAAGAACTGTGCAG ACGCTGGTATCCAGAAGAATATGAATTTGCACCAAAGAAGGCTGCTTCTCACAG GGCGCTTGATGACATTAGTGAAAGCATCAAAGAACTTCAGTTTTACCGAAATAACAtcttcaagaaaaaaacagatgaaaagaagaggaaaattataGAAAACGGGGAAAATGAGAAGACTGTGAGTTGA
- the REXO2 gene encoding oligoribonuclease, mitochondrial isoform X1: MLGGSLSCRLLRGVGGSRGQFRARGVREGGAAMAAGESMAQRMVWVDLEMTGLDIEKDQIIEMACLITDSDLNILAEGPNLIIKQPDELLDSMSDWCKEHHGKSGLTKAVKESTITLQQAEYEFLSFVRQQTPPGLCPLAGNSVHADKKFLDKYMPQFMKHLHYRIIDVSTVKELCRRWYPEEYEFAPKKAASHRALDDISESIKELQFYRNNIFKKKTDEKKRKIIENGENEKTVS, encoded by the exons ATGCTAGGCGGCTCCCTGAGCTGCAGGCTGTTGCGAGGTGTAGGTGGGAGTCGCGGGCAGTTCCGGGCGCGAGGTGTCCGCGAAGGTGGCGCAGCCATGGCGGCAGGGGAGAGCATGGCTCAGCGGATGGTCTGGGTGGACCTGGAG ATGACAGGATTGGACATTGAGAAGGACCAGATTATTGAGATGGCCTGTCTAATAACTGACTCTGATCTCAACATTTTGGCTGAA GGTCCTAACCTGATTATAAAACAGCCAGATGAGTTGCTGGACAGCATGTCAGATTGGTGTAAGGAGCATCATGGGAAG TCTGGTCTTACCAAGGCAGTGAAGGAGAGTACAATTACATTGCAGCAGGCAGAGTATGAATTTCTGTCCTTTGTACGACAGCAGACTCCTCCGGGGCTCTGTCCACTTGCAG GAAATTCAGTTCATGCAGATAAGAAGTTTCTTGACAAATACATGCCCCAGTTCATGAAACATCTTCATTATAGAATAATTGATGTGAGCACTGTTAAAGAACTGTGCAG ACGCTGGTATCCAGAAGAATATGAATTTGCACCAAAGAAGGCTGCTTCTCACAG GGCGCTTGATGACATTAGTGAAAGCATCAAAGAACTTCAGTTTTACCGAAATAACAtcttcaagaaaaaaacagatgaaaagaagaggaaaattataGAAAACGGGGAAAATGAGAAGACTGTGAGTTGA